Part of the Methylovirgula sp. 4M-Z18 genome is shown below.
CCCATGCGCGTTTTGAAAATCCTAGCTGCCGCCATCTTGCTGGTCGCGTCGCTTGGCTGCGCCGCATTCGCGCAGACATTGGAAAAGACCAGCGTGCGCCTCGGCGTCGGCGGCAAGGCTTTGCTCTATTATCTCCCGCTCACCATTGCCGAGAAGAAAGGGTTCTTCAAGGAGCAGGGGCTCGATGTCGAGATCGACGATTTCGCCGGCGGAGCGAAATCGTTGCAGGCTCTGGTCGGCGGTTCGGTCGATGCGGTGACGGGCGCTTACGATCACACGATCCGCATGCAGGCCAAGGGCCAGGACATTCGCGCAGTGCTGGAGCTCGGTCGTTTTCCGGGCATCGTGGTTGCGGTGAAGAAGGGCGTGAAATATGACAGTCCGGCCGATTTCAAAGGCCTGAAAATTGGTGTCACTGCGCCAGGTTCATCAACCAATATTATGATGAATTACGTTCTGGCGCAGGCCGGACTGACGCCCGATGATGTCTCGTTCATCGGCGTCGGTTCCGCTTCGTCCGCAGTGGCGGCAATTCAGAAAGGCGAGATTCAGGCGCTCTCGCATCTCGAGCCGGTGATTTCCATGCTGGAGCGCTCGGGCGATATCCGCGTCGTCATCGACACGCGCACCGAAGCGGGCACGCGCGCGCTCTTCGGCGGCGAGAATCCGGCGGCCGTCCTCTACTTGAAGAAGGATTTCATCGACAAGAATCCGAACACCACCCAGGCCCTGGTGAACGCTCTGTACAAGGCGCTGAAATGGATTCAGACCGCGAGCCCCGAGGAGATCGCCAATACGGTGCCGGAAGAATATCTGCTCGGCGACAAGGCGCTCTACGAACAGGCGGTGCAGAACTCGAAAGCCTCCTATTCGATCACGGGCCTGATCGATCCTGCAGGCATGAAATCGACCAACGACATGCTGGTGAAATTCGACGATACGATGAAGGACACGCACGTGGATCTGTCGAAAACCTTCGTAGATACGTTCGCAAAGAAAGCGGCCGAGAGCGTGAAATAATCGGGGCGGCGTTTGCCTCGGAGTATGCAACACCAACGACATCATCCTGGGCCTGACCCGGGATCCAGCCGCCGTGCAGCGGACGATTCATCGTTAGCGCTGCAAGGCAGGTTAATCTCGCGCCATGGGGCGGTGGCCCTCGATCCCGAGTCAAGCCCGGGATGACAATGAGGTCTTCACATCGGCCGATGTCAATGTCATTGTATCGGGAGGGTAGCCGCTCATTCGCCTGATACGTTCCATCACATAAATTC
Proteins encoded:
- a CDS encoding ABC transporter substrate-binding protein, with translation MRVLKILAAAILLVASLGCAAFAQTLEKTSVRLGVGGKALLYYLPLTIAEKKGFFKEQGLDVEIDDFAGGAKSLQALVGGSVDAVTGAYDHTIRMQAKGQDIRAVLELGRFPGIVVAVKKGVKYDSPADFKGLKIGVTAPGSSTNIMMNYVLAQAGLTPDDVSFIGVGSASSAVAAIQKGEIQALSHLEPVISMLERSGDIRVVIDTRTEAGTRALFGGENPAAVLYLKKDFIDKNPNTTQALVNALYKALKWIQTASPEEIANTVPEEYLLGDKALYEQAVQNSKASYSITGLIDPAGMKSTNDMLVKFDDTMKDTHVDLSKTFVDTFAKKAAESVK